A single region of the Methanobrevibacter millerae genome encodes:
- a CDS encoding flavodoxin family protein, which translates to MKTIVINASPRKKWNTAEVMQAAQKGAESVGAEVEYVNLYDLVFKGCRSCLVCKMKEKPKCKCYWKDELSPLIERILEADTLLIGSPIYFGEPTSEFRALIERLIFCVMSYDDGSSYYTGKVNVGIFYTMNAPIDYYKQSMEESLSSIEFLFSFLNGEIRTYPVCDTLQVHDYSKYNMAGFSQEMKEKQLILQYPKDIENAFKIGAELSKE; encoded by the coding sequence AACGATTGTCATTAATGCAAGTCCGAGAAAGAAATGGAATACTGCCGAGGTAATGCAGGCCGCCCAGAAAGGTGCGGAATCTGTCGGAGCCGAAGTGGAATATGTCAATTTATACGATCTTGTTTTTAAAGGATGCAGAAGCTGCCTTGTCTGTAAAATGAAGGAAAAGCCAAAGTGCAAATGCTACTGGAAAGATGAGCTCTCCCCATTGATTGAAAGGATTCTGGAAGCAGATACCTTATTGATAGGTTCGCCGATTTACTTTGGAGAGCCTACAAGCGAATTCAGGGCGCTCATCGAAAGACTGATATTCTGCGTAATGTCTTATGACGACGGATCAAGCTATTACACAGGCAAGGTCAATGTAGGCATATTCTACACAATGAATGCGCCGATTGACTACTATAAGCAGTCCATGGAAGAGAGTTTATCAAGCATCGAGTTTCTCTTCTCCTTTTTAAACGGCGAGATAAGAACCTATCCGGTCTGTGATACACTTCAGGTTCATGACTATTCCAAATACAACATGGCAGGCTTTTCACAGGAAATGAAGGAAAAGCAGCTGATTTTGCAGTATCCGAAAGATATTGAAAACGCCTTTAAGATAGGAGCTGAACTCTCAAAGGAGTGA
- a CDS encoding nitroreductase family protein, producing the protein MADFEDVINMRRSIREYTDEEVSDEDILRILKAGMQAPGSRLGAEPWEFVVIKNRETLEKLSQIKPRVKTAPVAILLVANIERAFYKLHWQQDMSAAAENMLLEAVNLGLGGLWNGVAPTEETMQKVADLFGLDNENQIPFCIITLGYPAEGWENKFMDKFDEGRIHYEKY; encoded by the coding sequence ATGGCTGATTTTGAAGATGTAATCAACATGAGAAGAAGTATCCGTGAGTATACTGACGAAGAAGTAAGTGACGAGGATATATTAAGGATTTTAAAGGCAGGAATGCAGGCTCCGGGTTCCAGGTTGGGCGCCGAGCCATGGGAATTTGTCGTAATTAAAAACAGGGAAACCTTGGAAAAGCTTTCGCAAATCAAGCCAAGGGTAAAGACAGCTCCCGTTGCAATCCTTCTGGTTGCCAATATCGAAAGGGCATTCTATAAGCTCCATTGGCAGCAGGACATGTCCGCAGCGGCAGAAAACATGCTTCTTGAAGCCGTCAACTTGGGCCTGGGAGGCCTTTGGAACGGCGTTGCGCCTACCGAAGAGACGATGCAGAAAGTTGCAGATTTGTTTGGCCTTGACAATGAAAACCAGATTCCCTTCTGCATAATTACCTTAGGCTATCCTGCAGAGGGCTGGGAAAACAAATTCATGGACAAGTTCGACGAGGGAAGAATACACTATGAAAAATACTGA